A genomic window from Streptomyces sp. NBC_01429 includes:
- a CDS encoding DUF6286 domain-containing protein translates to MKRRPRRSAPATLTALVLLAACTVVAAVAIQMIAGQTPWISYGAVEDDLRATHWSDRGPAVAGGAAALVGLVMVLAAVLPGRPTVLPLAGDLDSGASRRGLRGTLRTAAAGVDGVSRVKLKLRRRRVAARVRTDRTNTEGLADAVRTALEQRLDQIDPARRPDVKVKLRATRSTS, encoded by the coding sequence GCCGCTCCGCCCCCGCCACACTCACCGCGCTGGTACTGCTCGCCGCCTGCACGGTCGTCGCCGCGGTCGCCATCCAGATGATCGCGGGACAGACCCCGTGGATCAGCTACGGCGCCGTCGAGGACGACCTGCGCGCCACCCACTGGAGCGACCGGGGCCCGGCCGTAGCGGGCGGCGCCGCCGCGCTGGTCGGCCTGGTGATGGTGCTGGCGGCCGTCCTGCCCGGCAGACCGACCGTCCTGCCCCTGGCGGGCGATCTCGACTCGGGCGCGTCCCGGCGCGGCCTGCGCGGCACACTGCGCACCGCAGCGGCAGGCGTCGACGGGGTCAGCCGCGTCAAGCTCAAGCTGCGCCGCCGCCGGGTCGCCGCCCGGGTCAGGACCGACCGTACGAACACCGAGGGTCTCGCCGACGCCGTACGCACCGCCCTCGAACAGCGCCTCGACCAGATCGACCCGGCCCGGCGCCCGGACGTGAAGGTCAAACTCCGCGCCACCAGGAGCACTTCATGA